In Mangifera indica cultivar Alphonso chromosome 1, CATAS_Mindica_2.1, whole genome shotgun sequence, a single genomic region encodes these proteins:
- the LOC123226083 gene encoding RING-H2 finger protein ATL17-like, with the protein MDGVGSPPDSASDSFFTPLVISMAGIVSASLAIISFHQFIIRYCLRRLLRSSTDIISASEPLPNLHFPSGVEEKILVTIPILSYSTTNDTKNAFRVDQTECVICLGELEDGEMVRLLPNCRHAFHVACIDNWFLRHCSCPICRSPLVEERTSLDVATPVTHEITNEDGVHDSNQINGHNGGSLTSSSTSDGSESSDSSMEERPNALLRHSVSLLLPCEVKPPCLALALKRSLSMDQYFVLINTPSEIRKEESSSSSSSSSRDLLMKSRSYGARYLSSRLERSFSQLRMGRSSTTPNGILPY; encoded by the coding sequence ATGGATGGTGTAGGGTCACCACCTGATTCAGCTTCAGATTCATTCTTCACGCCCCTTGTGATCTCCATGGCAGGCATAGTTTCTGCCTCTCTAGCCATTATTTCATTCcatcaatttattattagatattgCTTGAGACGGCTATTGAGGTCATCTACTGATATTATTTCTGCCTCGGAACCACTTCCCAATCTGCATTTTCCCTCCGGGGTCGAAGAGAAAATCCTCGTTACAATTCCGATTCTCTCTTATTCGACAACGAATGACACGAAAAATGCCTTTCGTGTCGATCAAACCGAGTGTGTGATCTGCCTTGGAGAGCTGGAAGATGGGGAAATGGTACGCCTGTTGCCTAATTGTAGGCATGCATTTCATGTAGCATGCATCGATAATTGGTTTTTAAGGCACTGCAGCTGCCCCATTTGCCGGTCACCTCTTGTTGAAGAAAGGACTAGTTTAGATGTCGCCACGCCTGTAACTCACGAAATCACAAATGAAGACGGGGTTCATGATTCGAATCAGATTAATGGGCACAACGGTGGTAGCTTAACTAGTAGTAGCACCAGCGATGGAAGTGAGTCGAGTGATTCATCAATGGAGGAACGTCCGAATGCGTTGCTAAGACATAGTGTGTCATTATTGTTACCATGTGAAGTGAAACCACCATGTTTGGCTCTAGCGTTGAAGAGATCCTTATCCATGGATCAGTATTTTGTGCTTATTAATACACCAAGTGAGATTAGAAAGGAAGAATCATCATCTTCGTCGTCTTCTTCATCAAGAGATTTGTTAATGAAAAGTAGATCATATGGGGCACGATATTTGTCGTCAAGATTAGAGAGGTCGTTCTCACAACTAAGGATGGGCAGGAGTAGCACCACACCTAATGGAATTCTTCCTTATTGA